The Cardinium endosymbiont cEper1 of Encarsia pergandiella nucleotide sequence ATACCAAAGAAAGCCCATACATGCCCCCACAAAGGCACAACAAAATATAGTAAGCTCCCCTAAATTTGGGATATACATAATATTTAAATATTGGGCAAATATAATATGGCCAGATAAGTAAGCAAGAACGGCTAATGTAGTACCAACTATTACAGAGGTACTAGCGGCTAATCCATCAAGGCCATCGGTTAAATTTGAACCATTGGAGACAGCAGCAATGATAAAAACAACTACCAACATATAAATGATCGATGTATAATTTGTATTGCCTAGTAAGCAGGCTGTTATTTTTGCATAATCTAATTCATTGCCTTTAAAAAAAGGAATGGTTGTTTTAGTAGACTTTGTGTCATTATATGTAGGAGAGATGACTTGATCCGATGGTATAGTAGCGGTTTGATCAGGTGTCATGGGTAACGCACGTATGACTACGTTCTTGTGAAAATAAAGGGTAGTACTCACGATAAGACCTAAAATAACTTGGCCCAATAGTTTGATCCATCCATTTAGTCCATTTTTTTGTTTTTTAAATACCTTGATATAGTCGTCCAAAAAGCCGACTAACCCCATCCAAATAGTAGTGGTTAATAGTAAAATAATGTATATGTTATGCCATTTTGAAAAGAGCAAAGTAGGCACAACGGTTGCCAGTATAATAAGTATACCCCCTATAGTAGGCGTATCTATTTTTTGTTTGGCTTCAAACCCCAATGGTCGATTGGATTCTGTTATTTTTTTTTTGCTTAAAGCGTCTATAAAGCGTTGACCGAGTAGAAAAATGATGGTAAAAGAGCTAAGGGTTGCCATAGCCGCTCGGAAAGAAATATATTTAAATAAACCAGTTCCAGGCCATTGAAAGGTAGCATGTAAATATTTGAATAAATAATATAGCATGTCGAAGCTTTTTGCAAAAGGATTGATTTTAGCTATTTCTTTCTCAAGAAAGAAGTAGTACAAAATAGGTTTTACCCCTAATCTGAATATGTGTTTTTGTATTTAAGCGTAGGCCTTCATCTTGTTTTACGAAGCTATTTAGTCGTACTACAATATATGAATGGGATGGAGGAATTTTTTGCCTGTCTATTTCTTTAATAACCTCCTTAATACTTTACCTATAGGTGACTTAGGTAAAGTATTACAAAATTCCACATGTTTAGGTACCTTATAGGGAGTCATTTTTGCTTTACAATAGGCTATAATTTCCTCAGTAGTAAGGGTAGCATCCTTTTTCACAATAAAAACTTTAATGGATTCCTTTAGCGCTATATCAGTAACGCCAATCGCACCTACTTCTAGCACTTTTGGATGGCCTATTAAAATTTGCTCTATTTCATTTGGGTATACGTTAAAGCCAGAAATATTGATCATATCTTTTTTACGATCCACAATAGATACAAATCCATTTGCATCCATAGTGGCAATATCTCCTGTTTTAAACCATCCATTCATAAAGGCACCTGCTGTTTCAATTGGGTTTTGCCAATAGGATTGGCTCAGTTGAGGTCCTTTAATCAGTAGTTCACCAGCTGTTCCATAAGGCACCTCTTTACCCCTTTCGTCCGCTATAATCACAAATGTGCCAGGGAGTGGTATATGATGTATACCATGGATCATATCGGTCGAGACACCCGGCGAACATTCCGTTAGCCCATAACCTTCTATAAGCTTACTACCTGTCAAATTTTCCCACTGATTTTTAACATTTTTTTCTGTTTTCATACCACCTGCCATGGTAAGCTTTAAAAAAGGAAGTTTTAGTTTTTTGAATTTCTTATGTGCCAATAGCTTTTCAAACAGTGTATTAATACCTATTAAACAAGTAGGTTTGATTTTTCGCAATGTTTTTATAAGCGTTGGAATATCTCTAGGGTTCGTAATCAGCGAACACTTTGCGCCCAGTTTGGCCATGGCAAATAGGCTACATAATCCTAAAATATGATAAAGTGGTAGCGGAAGTATGGTTCGTTCTTCTTGTTCTTTTAAGGCAAGGCGCAACACAGGATCCAATTGTTGGAAATTAGCCGTAAGATTCCCATGGGAGAGGACCGCCCCTTTGGATACACCTGTGGTTCCACCAGTATATTGTAAAAAAGCTGTATCAGAAGCTTTTAAAACAACCGGACGAAAAATGGATTTTTTCCCTTTTTCTAAAACTTCCTTGAAAGAGATGGCCCCTGGCAGTTGGTAAGTAGGTACCAATTTTTTAATATGCTTTATTGCAAAATTAACCACTCTTCCTTTTATGGAACCAAGCATATCACCTACTTTGGTTACAATAATGGTTTGGATAGAGGTATCGGGCAAAATTTCAACCAACTTGTGGGCAAAATTTTCTAATATAACAATTGCACGTACACCGGCATCTTTAAATTGGTAGGCCATCTCAGAAGGCGTATACTGTGGATTGATGTTGACTACTACTAGTCCAGCACGTAACATACCCAATACAGCAATCGGATATTGCAATAGATTAGGTAATTGAACTGCTACATGTGATCCTACTGATAAATTAGTATGTTCCTGAATATAAGCCGCAAAAGATTTAGACAGTTTATTTACTGCACTAAAGCTCAATACTTTACCCATGTTTTCGCACATAGGTAAATCTTTGTATTGCTCAAAAACTTCTTCCATGAAATGGACCAATGAGGTATATCTAGTGGTATCAATGGTATCCGGGATGGAAAGGGGATAATGTTGGATCCAAGGTCTTTGTTTCATAGTATATACACTATTTTATGTTTCTACAAACTCTGATGCAATATAGTATAATTTTATAGAATATGATTTGGTGTATCTAAAAATTTGACCCTGTATAGAAGTAACATAAGGCTTATTTTTTATTTTGTGTAGTAGTGGTGGCCAGTAATGAACAAGGTTTGGCTGCTTTTACTATTTTATTTTTTAGTTTTGGAAAAAGTCCATACAAATTATTTTTTAAACCCCAATGTCAGGTAAGAAACCCCCATTCCCTACAAAGCTTTGCATTAAGAATAGACAGGCCCATTTTGCCTATACTTTTTTAGATAGGTGTACAGCTGGTCTTATGTTGCAAGGGACAGAAATAAAGTCTATTCGAATGGGCAAAGCCTCCCTGCAGGAAGCCTATTGTTACTTTAAAGAAGGATCTCTTTGGATAAAAGGGATGCATATAGGTGCCTATCTATATGGGAACCTCTACAATCATGAAGAAAAACGTGATCGTCAATTATTGTTGCAAAAAAAAGAATTGCAACAATTGTCCAAAAACCAAGCCAAAGGGCTTGCCATTATTCCGGTGGAATTGTTTATCAATCAACGTGGGTTTGCTAAGCTAGTGATTGCCTTAGCACGTGGTAAAAAACTATACGATAAGCGTCAAACTATTAAAGAAAGAGACTTAAAACGTGCTGCCCCATCAGACTTAGCTATTGGTTAGGTGTTCTATGGCGTTTTTTAAAGAAAGGGTTAGATTAGTGTTTTGGTTTAAAATTTAATAAAGATTGTTTGCTGGATCTGTCCGATCTATGTTGTACCTTTGCAAGGAAATAAAATTATAATATTTGTCTGTCTGATTTTTTCGGGCCACTACACCTATAAGTTACCTATTGTTTTCATAATAGGTATCTATCAGCAAATTCCCATAACTGCTTGTGACAGCAAGGCGATCACAATGTTCATTCTCACAGTGGCCTGCATGTCCCCTAATCCAACAAAAATGAACAAGGTGCTTTTGATAGACCATCCAAAAACGCTTCCATAGATCAGGATTTTTTTTTGCTTTGAAATCTATTTTAAGCCAATTTTTAAGCCATCCTTTTTCTATAGCATCTACTACATATTTGGAGTCGGAATAGACGGTAACGATTTGTCCCCCTTCTGGTAGGGCTTCTAAAGCTATGATTACCGCCAATAATTCCATTCGATTGTTGGTTGTTTTTCTATAGCCTTGCGCAAAGGTTTTTATATCACCATTCTGTTTTACAATAACGCCATATCCACCTGGACCTGGATTTCCTCTACAAGCACCATCTGTATAAATATCAATCATTTGAAACAATCGGTATTACCAACCCTTTAAAAGGTAAAATCAATATCGGCTACTTCCCATTTCTCTGTCACGTTAATTTCTTTTTCGTAAAAAATTACAGGATTTGGCTCAATGTTTTGAAGGATGTCTCCAGGAGACCACTCCGCTTCTGCTTCATTCAGTACCAATAAGCGCATTTTATAGGTACCAGGTGGAACCATTCTAAATTGATACTTTTTTGTATTTCGAATGGCATCTACACATTGATCTTTTTCATCCAGTAGCTCAATAATGAAATAGGGCGTAGTGGTCTCTACTTTTCCTGAAATAGTCCCGGTTGCTTCTTTTCTGCGGAGTGTATAGGTTTGTATAATCTTCTTGTTGGTTGATTGATCAAATGCCGTGCAAGCACCTGGTTCTATCTGTAAAGTGACTATTTGGTCTATAAGCTTGCTTGCATTTTTATTTTCTTTTGTAGCAAACTGACAGATCTCTTCTGGTGTAAAATGTTTGCGTATGGTAAGCTTGGTTTGGTTGTCATTCCACACCCATTCGTTTGCTTGTAGTGAAATTTTCTCTTGATTTTTGCCTTCAAAGTATATACCTGCTTCTTTAAATGTTTTAATCGGTTTGTTAAATAAGATGGATTCTGTAAAATCAGCGCATATAGAAGGGCGTACGCTGTTCGACAGCCTATGGCTTAAGCCAAATTTGGTAACTTCTGCTTTTCCTTCTTTAAATTTAATGGCTATACTTTCTTCCAATGACCTATGCAAAGCATCCTCAGCTTTTACCTTAACTTTAAAAGCATCTCCTTCCAGGAGGCCAAAAGTATTATATATATTGATTATTTTAGGTGATTTTTCTGAAAGCAAGCTATATAGCTGCGGCTTTCCCTTTGCACCTATGGTTTCAAGGGGTGTCAGTTCGTAGTGGGTTACTGCTTTGTTAAAGACTATTTCAAAAAAACCTTTTTGGGGTGTTCCCCGTAGCAACTTTAAAGGACGTACATCAGATGCAATCAGCGGAATTACTACTTCTTCTCGATTGTCATTTAAATCAATAGTTTCTTTAAAGAATCCATATTTATCTTTTTCATAATCAATTTTATAGGTATTATTTTGTCCAGTAGTAGCCCGTATGTAATACTTGCCTAAGCGGATGCATTTTATGGTAAAATTTCCATCTTTGTCAGCAGTAGTATAATAATCTGGGATACCTTTTTCCTGCCACTCTTTGGGGTCTCGTGCGGCATTATAGAGATACACACTTACCTCTCCTATTGGTTTATTGGTTAACAATTCTTTTGTTTTACCTGTAATGGTAATAGGATCTATAAAGGCACCTGTACTAAAAATTATCGGATCACCTGTTGCTTTTGTACCTTCATGCCTATCTTTAATTGCTTTATTGAAGTGAATAGCGTAAGTAGTCTCCTCTTTTAGAGGAACATGAAGGGTAAGTTCTAGCGTTTTTCCATTTATGGTATAGCTATAGGCTTTTTTATTTTTAGGCTGGTCTAGCTTGGGCATGATCTGGAAATTCCTAATTTCAACAGCAATATCTTTATCAAAGGTAAGTCGGATTTGTTTACCCTTAAAATTTAAAGAGCCATTTTCTGGAAAGGAACGGATCAACTTAGGAGGGGTTTCATCAGGGGGACCACCTTCTGGTGTTTGTTGCGCAACACAGGAAATAATCGGAATAAGCCATAAATAGCTGAGATGAAGCAGCTGTACAGCTACGGAAATCAATCTATGCATCATGAAGGTATAGGCTTTTATCTGGTGGAGAATGGGGGATTCGAACCCCCGACCTTCTCGATGCCATCGAGACACTCTAGCCAACTGAGCTAATTCCCCTAGGAATAGGTACGCTGCAACGATACCACTATTTCTTCAATAAACCAAGTGTAACTCTAGTTTTTTAGTGGTAATAGGAGTGATTTTATAGCCGTTTTGGTATGTAAGTGATGGGCTATTTCAGCCATCTGGATCCGGTATTGTGCCATAGAATCACGTTCACGTATGGTAACGGTTTCATCTTCTAATGTCTGGTAATCAATTGTAATACAATAAGGTGTACCGATAAGATCTTGTCGGGTATACCGCTTGCCAATAGATTGGGTAGCTTCATATACAACGCGAAAATCATATTTCAACTCATCAAACAATGCTAGCGCTTTTTCAGCCAATCCATCCTTTTGTACCAGTGGAAAAATAGCTGCTTTAACAGGTGCCAATGGAGGTGGAAATTTTAAATAGGTTCTGCTGGTCTTTTCTGGTCCATTTGTTAAATGGTTCTCTTTTTCTAAACCATTACTCAATAGCATTAAAACCAATCGGTCAAGGCCTACAGACGTCTCTATAACGTAGGGTATGTAACTCTTTTTGGTATCAGGATCGAAGTATTGTAATTTCTTTTTAGCATGGTATGCATGGCTCTTTAGGTCAAAGTCTGTTCTCGAGTGAATGCCTTCTACCTCTTTAAAGCCAAATGGGAAAGCATATTCGATATCCACTGCAGCGGCTGCATAATGGGCCAGTTGCTTATGGGGATGTATATGGATCTTTTGCGGATTGATACCCAGGCGGCCATACCAATGCGTACGGGTTTCTTGCCAATAGTCAAACCATTTTTTTTCTGTTCCAGGTTGGATAAAAAATTGCATTTCCATTTGCTCAAACTCACGCATACGGAACGTAAATTGACGGGCTACAATCTCATTGCGAAAGGCTTTACCCACTTGGGCAATCCCAAAGGGAATTTTCATCCGTGCTGTTTTTTGAACATTCAAAAAGTTTACAAAAATACCTTGCGCCGTTTCTGGTCGTAAATAGATGGTCGTAGCATCATTTTGTGCACCCATCCGCGTAGCAAACATAAGATTAAATTGACGCACAGGGGTCCAATGAGCGGTCTTAGATAGGGGGCATACAATCGTAAAGGCTTGCAGCAGTTGATCTAACCCAGATAGGTCAGCCGTTTGTAAACAGCCTTCCATCTGCGTGATTAGGACTTTTGCTTCAGCCGACTTTCCTTGGGCAACCAATTGCGCAGCATGTTCCTCTATCAGTAGATCGACACGGTAGCGCTTTTGGGAGTCTTTATTGTCTACCATTGGGTCTGTAAAACCATCTATATGACCGGAGGCTTTCCAAGTAGTAGGATCCATCATAATGGCTGCATCAATCCCTACAATATTTTGATGCCATTGGGTCATGCTTTGCCACCAAAAGTTTTGTAGATTCCGTTTTAATGCCACGCCATAAGGACCATAATCATAAATGGACTGTAAACCATCATAAATTTCACTAGACGGGTAAATAAATCCATAAGCTTGTGCATGCGCAATCAATTCTTTAAAGCTATGATTGGATTGGTTCAAAGCACTATCTATAGTAGACATTTATCTATTTAGTTTAAGATGTAAAGTGGTATAGGTTTCCTAAGCATATAGAACGAAAGCGGGATGGCTTGGGTAAGTGCAAAGCTAATGATTTTTTGGTTAAATTAAAGGGCTATCTTATGTTGCTACCTAAAAAAACATAAGCTTTGTTTGGATGGCGATGCCACCATTTCATTTAAAGTAACATTTGGACATTTTCTGACCTTAAGGATACAACTTTATTAGCTTATAGCTTTGATACACATACCTAAAATAGAGAAAAAAATTTTTTTTATATCCGATGTACATTTACCACTTCGCCCGAGTGGTATAAATCGTCCTCCTAAACGAGAGGATAAAATAATAGCTTGGCTAGAGGCTATTAAGCCACAAGCACAAGCACTATTTTTACTGGGCGATATTTTTGATTTTTGGTTTGAATATAAATATCTTGTGCCCAAAGGGGCGATTCGATTTCAAGCAACACTTGGGGCATTTTATAAAGCAGGCATACCTGTCTATTTTTTTTTAGGAAACCATGATGGTTGGTCTATAGACTACCTTACACAAGAATGTGGGGTACAGTTGTTTAGGAAACCAGCATCCATTACGCTTTCTGATAAGCGATTTTTAGTTGGTCATGGTGATACGATTAACCCTACTACACGTTATAAGCTATTGCACAGATTATATCATAGTGATTGGCTCCAATTTTTTGTGCGAATGTTACCAGCTGATTGGATATACGGCACCATAGATTGGTATTTTACAAAAAAAAAAGGTAGATTGCCCTGTTGCAAACATATGAATGATGCGCCTTCTTTTTTCGAAAAAAAGGACCCTATATTTCAGTATTGCAAGGATCGAATAGAACCTTTTAATCACCACGAATTTTATATATTTGGTCATACACATTGTCCATATATAAAGGCGTTAAACGATTCAAGCAGCTATTGTAATTTGGGAGATTGGGTTTCGCATGATACCTATGCTTGCTTTGATGGCGTAGCGCTTTCATTGCATAAATTTTAACGCTATAACCTAAGCATTGAATAGATGCTACTAAAAATTTTTAATGGATACAAACGCATCAATCTGTTGGGTATAAGTTATATGGGAATTTTGAAATATTTTTACATAGATATCGCTGTCGATCTAGGAACAGCCAATACTTTAATTATACACAACGATAAAATTGTTGTAGATGAACCCTCTATTATAGCAATAGATAGACATACCAATAAGATGATAGCAGTAGGGAAGGCGGCTATGCAAATGCATGAAAAGACACATGATACGATAAAGACCATTAAACCCCTTAGAGATGGTGTAATTGCAGATTACCATGCAGCAGAGCTTATGATTCAAGGTATGATCAAAATGTTGTCTAAAAGAAAATTAGGTTTGTTTACTCCATTCTTTAACAGAATTATCATTTGTATCCCATCTGGTACCACTGATGTGGAAAAACGGGCTGTTCGAGACTCTGCTGCCCATACAGGTGCCAAAGAGGTGTATATGGTTTATGAGCCTATAGCGGCGGCTATAGGCATAGGCGTAAACATTGGAGAGCCTGTTGGCTGTATGATTGTGGACATTGGTGGTGGCACAACAGAAATAGCCGTTATCTCTTTATCTGGGATTGCCTGTGATCAATCTATTAAAGTGGCAGGCAATGCTTTTAATAAGGATATACTGGACTATATGCGCAAGCAGCATAATCTAGTGATTGGAGAGCGTACAGCAGAACAAATTAAAATAGCTGTTGGGGCAGTTTGGATGGATCTATTGGAACCACCAGCTGATTACGCAGTACATGGCAAAGACCTTATGACCGGTATTCCGAATATTATATCCGTAAGCTATAGAGAAATAGCGGTTGCTTTAGAGGAGTCGGCTGTAAAAATTGACGATGCGGTCCTAAAGGCATTGGAAATGGCGCCACCTGAATTGGCTTCTGATATATACAAGAATGGCATCCATTTAACAGGAGGGGG carries:
- the rnhA gene encoding ribonuclease HI, with the protein product MIDIYTDGACRGNPGPGGYGVIVKQNGDIKTFAQGYRKTTNNRMELLAVIIALEALPEGGQIVTVYSDSKYVVDAIEKGWLKNWLKIDFKAKKNPDLWKRFWMVYQKHLVHFCWIRGHAGHCENEHCDRLAVTSSYGNLLIDTYYENNR
- a CDS encoding Ig-like domain-containing domain, whose product is MMHRLISVAVQLLHLSYLWLIPIISCVAQQTPEGGPPDETPPKLIRSFPENGSLNFKGKQIRLTFDKDIAVEIRNFQIMPKLDQPKNKKAYSYTINGKTLELTLHVPLKEETTYAIHFNKAIKDRHEGTKATGDPIIFSTGAFIDPITITGKTKELLTNKPIGEVSVYLYNAARDPKEWQEKGIPDYYTTADKDGNFTIKCIRLGKYYIRATTGQNNTYKIDYEKDKYGFFKETIDLNDNREEVVIPLIASDVRPLKLLRGTPQKGFFEIVFNKAVTHYELTPLETIGAKGKPQLYSLLSEKSPKIINIYNTFGLLEGDAFKVKVKAEDALHRSLEESIAIKFKEGKAEVTKFGLSHRLSNSVRPSICADFTESILFNKPIKTFKEAGIYFEGKNQEKISLQANEWVWNDNQTKLTIRKHFTPEEICQFATKENKNASKLIDQIVTLQIEPGACTAFDQSTNKKIIQTYTLRRKEATGTISGKVETTTPYFIIELLDEKDQCVDAIRNTKKYQFRMVPPGTYKMRLLVLNEAEAEWSPGDILQNIEPNPVIFYEKEINVTEKWEVADIDFTF
- the smpB gene encoding SsrA-binding protein SmpB codes for the protein MSGKKPPFPTKLCIKNRQAHFAYTFLDRCTAGLMLQGTEIKSIRMGKASLQEAYCYFKEGSLWIKGMHIGAYLYGNLYNHEEKRDRQLLLQKKELQQLSKNQAKGLAIIPVELFINQRGFAKLVIALARGKKLYDKRQTIKERDLKRAAPSDLAIG
- a CDS encoding AMP-binding protein gives rise to the protein MKQRPWIQHYPLSIPDTIDTTRYTSLVHFMEEVFEQYKDLPMCENMGKVLSFSAVNKLSKSFAAYIQEHTNLSVGSHVAVQLPNLLQYPIAVLGMLRAGLVVVNINPQYTPSEMAYQFKDAGVRAIVILENFAHKLVEILPDTSIQTIIVTKVGDMLGSIKGRVVNFAIKHIKKLVPTYQLPGAISFKEVLEKGKKSIFRPVVLKASDTAFLQYTGGTTGVSKGAVLSHGNLTANFQQLDPVLRLALKEQEERTILPLPLYHILGLCSLFAMAKLGAKCSLITNPRDIPTLIKTLRKIKPTCLIGINTLFEKLLAHKKFKKLKLPFLKLTMAGGMKTEKNVKNQWENLTGSKLIEGYGLTECSPGVSTDMIHGIHHIPLPGTFVIIADERGKEVPYGTAGELLIKGPQLSQSYWQNPIETAGAFMNGWFKTGDIATMDANGFVSIVDRKKDMINISGFNVYPNEIEQILIGHPKVLEVGAIGVTDIALKESIKVFIVKKDATLTTEEIIAYCKAKMTPYKVPKHVEFCNTLPKSPIGKVLRRLLKK
- a CDS encoding glycine--tRNA ligase, which translates into the protein MSTIDSALNQSNHSFKELIAHAQAYGFIYPSSEIYDGLQSIYDYGPYGVALKRNLQNFWWQSMTQWHQNIVGIDAAIMMDPTTWKASGHIDGFTDPMVDNKDSQKRYRVDLLIEEHAAQLVAQGKSAEAKVLITQMEGCLQTADLSGLDQLLQAFTIVCPLSKTAHWTPVRQFNLMFATRMGAQNDATTIYLRPETAQGIFVNFLNVQKTARMKIPFGIAQVGKAFRNEIVARQFTFRMREFEQMEMQFFIQPGTEKKWFDYWQETRTHWYGRLGINPQKIHIHPHKQLAHYAAAAVDIEYAFPFGFKEVEGIHSRTDFDLKSHAYHAKKKLQYFDPDTKKSYIPYVIETSVGLDRLVLMLLSNGLEKENHLTNGPEKTSRTYLKFPPPLAPVKAAIFPLVQKDGLAEKALALFDELKYDFRVVYEATQSIGKRYTRQDLIGTPYCITIDYQTLEDETVTIRERDSMAQYRIQMAEIAHHLHTKTAIKSLLLPLKN
- the mraY gene encoding phospho-N-acetylmuramoyl-pentapeptide-transferase, with the protein product MLYYLFKYLHATFQWPGTGLFKYISFRAAMATLSSFTIIFLLGQRFIDALSKKKITESNRPLGFEAKQKIDTPTIGGILIILATVVPTLLFSKWHNIYIILLLTTTIWMGLVGFLDDYIKVFKKQKNGLNGWIKLLGQVILGLIVSTTLYFHKNVVIRALPMTPDQTATIPSDQVISPTYNDTKSTKTTIPFFKGNELDYAKITACLLGNTNYTSIIYMLVVVFIIAAVSNGSNLTDGLDGLAASTSVIVGTTLAVLAYLSGHIIFAQYLNIMYIPNLGELTIFCCAFVGACMGFLWYNAYPAQIFMGDTGSLTIGAVIAVVAICIRKELMIPMLCGIFLMENLSVILQTSYFKFTKKRYGVGKRIFKMAPLHHHYQKLGWHESKIVTRFFIINLLLAIATLVTLKVR
- a CDS encoding rod shape-determining protein, with protein sequence MGILKYFYIDIAVDLGTANTLIIHNDKIVVDEPSIIAIDRHTNKMIAVGKAAMQMHEKTHDTIKTIKPLRDGVIADYHAAELMIQGMIKMLSKRKLGLFTPFFNRIIICIPSGTTDVEKRAVRDSAAHTGAKEVYMVYEPIAAAIGIGVNIGEPVGCMIVDIGGGTTEIAVISLSGIACDQSIKVAGNAFNKDILDYMRKQHNLVIGERTAEQIKIAVGAVWMDLLEPPADYAVHGKDLMTGIPNIISVSYREIAVALEESAVKIDDAVLKALEMAPPELASDIYKNGIHLTGGGALLRGLDKRLHNITKLPVHVAEEPLQAVVRGTGIALKNIESYRSILMN
- a CDS encoding UDP-2,3-diacylglucosamine diphosphatase — encoded protein: MIHIPKIEKKIFFISDVHLPLRPSGINRPPKREDKIIAWLEAIKPQAQALFLLGDIFDFWFEYKYLVPKGAIRFQATLGAFYKAGIPVYFFLGNHDGWSIDYLTQECGVQLFRKPASITLSDKRFLVGHGDTINPTTRYKLLHRLYHSDWLQFFVRMLPADWIYGTIDWYFTKKKGRLPCCKHMNDAPSFFEKKDPIFQYCKDRIEPFNHHEFYIFGHTHCPYIKALNDSSSYCNLGDWVSHDTYACFDGVALSLHKF